In a genomic window of Salegentibacter salegens:
- a CDS encoding acetyl-CoA carboxylase carboxyltransferase subunit alpha — translation MEYLEFELPIKELEEQYAKACNIGEESDVDVTATCRQIEKKLKETRKDIYKNLTAWQRVQLSRHPNRPYTLDYINAICGDTFLELHGDRNVKDDKAMIGGLGKIEDQSFMFIGQQKGYNTKTRQYRNFGMANPEGYRKALRLMKSAEKFGLPVVTFVDTPGAYPGLEAEERGQGEAIARNILEMTRLKVPIIVVIIGEGASGGALGIGVGDKVMMLENTWYSVISPESCSSILWRSWEYKEQAADALKLTAKDMKKQKLIDEIVKEPIGGAHSNREETFNTVKNAILGAYSEFKNLSPTDLVNKRMDKYLDMGVFKS, via the coding sequence ATGGAATATTTAGAATTTGAATTACCCATTAAAGAGTTGGAAGAGCAGTACGCAAAAGCCTGTAACATAGGTGAAGAGAGCGATGTTGATGTTACGGCTACCTGCAGGCAAATTGAGAAGAAATTAAAGGAAACCCGAAAAGATATATATAAGAATTTAACGGCCTGGCAACGGGTTCAGCTTTCCCGGCATCCTAACCGCCCTTATACTTTAGATTACATAAATGCAATTTGTGGTGATACATTTTTAGAGCTCCACGGCGATAGAAATGTAAAAGACGATAAAGCGATGATTGGTGGTCTTGGTAAAATAGAAGACCAGAGTTTTATGTTTATTGGCCAGCAAAAAGGCTATAACACTAAAACCAGACAGTATAGAAATTTTGGGATGGCAAATCCTGAGGGTTATCGTAAAGCTTTACGTTTAATGAAGTCTGCAGAGAAGTTTGGACTTCCTGTGGTAACATTTGTAGATACTCCAGGAGCTTATCCTGGGCTTGAAGCTGAAGAACGCGGCCAGGGAGAAGCTATTGCCCGGAATATCCTGGAAATGACAAGGCTTAAAGTGCCAATTATTGTAGTTATAATTGGAGAAGGTGCCAGTGGAGGTGCTTTAGGAATTGGGGTTGGAGATAAGGTAATGATGCTTGAAAATACCTGGTATTCTGTAATTTCACCTGAATCCTGTTCTTCTATTCTTTGGCGTAGCTGGGAGTATAAAGAACAGGCAGCAGATGCTTTAAAGCTTACTGCCAAGGATATGAAAAAACAGAAACTGATAGACGAAATTGTAAAAGAACCAATTGGTGGTGCTCATAGTAATAGAGAGGAAACTTTTAATACGGTAAAAAATGCAATTTTAGGAGCTTATTCTGAATTTAAAAACTTATCACCAACAGATTTGGTGAATAAAAGAATGGATAAGTATTTAGATATGGGAGTTTTTAAAAGCTAA
- a CDS encoding phosphoribosyltransferase family protein: MKERVLILNHEQIQHKIKRIAYQVYESNIEEKEIILAGIAKKGYLLAALLKDALESISPLKIKVCEVHINKKNPLEEITTSLEPEIYQDKSVILVDDVLNSGTTLIYGVRHFLNVPLKQFKTAVLVDRNHKKYPVKADFKGISLSTSLNEMVEVSFEANKFKAELL; the protein is encoded by the coding sequence ATGAAAGAACGTGTACTTATTTTAAATCACGAACAAATTCAGCATAAAATTAAACGTATAGCCTACCAGGTTTATGAAAGTAATATTGAGGAAAAAGAAATTATCCTGGCCGGTATCGCTAAAAAAGGCTATCTATTAGCTGCGCTCTTAAAGGATGCCCTGGAATCTATTTCTCCTCTTAAAATTAAGGTATGTGAAGTTCACATAAATAAGAAAAATCCGCTGGAAGAAATCACCACGTCCCTTGAGCCCGAGATTTATCAGGACAAATCGGTGATTCTAGTAGACGATGTATTAAACTCAGGGACTACTTTAATTTATGGTGTAAGACACTTTTTAAATGTTCCGCTTAAACAGTTTAAGACAGCAGTTTTAGTAGATAGAAACCATAAAAAATACCCGGTAAAAGCAGATTTTAAGGGGATTTCGCTTTCCACTTCTTTAAACGAAATGGTAGAGGTTTCTTTTGAAGCCAATAAGTTTAAAGCAGAGCTTTTATAA
- a CDS encoding RNA-binding S4 domain-containing protein has protein sequence MRVDKFLWCVRYFKTRSIATNACKQGKVKVDGANVKPSKEVFPNDKLTIRKNQIDYQIEVLDLPPSRVGAKLVNLYIIDVTPKEAFEKLELLKYSKDYYRKKGTGRPTKKDRRDIDDWFENTDPNPDEKDKEA, from the coding sequence ATGAGAGTTGACAAGTTTTTATGGTGCGTAAGATATTTTAAAACCCGAAGCATTGCCACCAACGCATGCAAGCAGGGGAAAGTGAAAGTAGATGGCGCCAATGTAAAACCATCTAAAGAAGTTTTCCCGAACGATAAACTTACCATAAGAAAAAACCAGATAGATTATCAAATTGAAGTTCTAGACCTTCCGCCCAGCCGGGTTGGCGCAAAACTGGTAAATCTTTATATAATTGATGTCACCCCAAAAGAAGCTTTTGAAAAATTAGAACTTTTAAAATATTCTAAAGATTATTATCGTAAAAAAGGTACCGGAAGGCCTACTAAAAAAGATCGTCGTGATATAGATGACTGGTTTGAAAATACAGATCCAAATCCAGATGAAAAAGATAAAGAAGCATAG
- the tgt gene encoding tRNA guanosine(34) transglycosylase Tgt — protein MKFDLLSTDAGSKARAGTITTDHGKIETPIFMPVGTVASVKGVHQRELKEDINPDIILGNTYHLYLRPQTEILRKAGGLHKFMNWDRNILTDSGGYQVYSLSARRKIKEEGVKFKSHIDGSYHVFTPENVMEIQRTIGADIIMAFDECTPYPCDYKYAKCSMHMTHRWLDRCVNHLKKVDPLYGFDQTLFPIVQGSTYKDLRKQSAEYIASVGAEGNAIGGLSVGEPAEEMYAMTEVVTAILPEDKPRYLMGVGTPINILENIALGVDMFDCVMPTRNARNGMLFTAHGTINIKNKKWEDDFSPLDEMGTTFVDKDYNKAYVRHLFSVNELLGKQIATIHNLGFYMWLVREARKHILAGDFTTWKNMMVKQMDKRL, from the coding sequence ATGAAATTTGATTTGTTGAGTACCGATGCCGGTAGTAAAGCCCGGGCCGGGACCATTACAACCGATCACGGTAAGATTGAAACTCCTATTTTTATGCCTGTTGGTACAGTAGCTTCGGTTAAAGGAGTACACCAGCGGGAACTTAAAGAAGACATTAATCCCGATATAATATTGGGAAATACCTACCACTTATATTTACGACCCCAAACCGAAATTCTCAGGAAAGCCGGCGGTTTACATAAGTTTATGAACTGGGACCGAAATATTTTAACCGATAGTGGCGGGTACCAGGTGTATTCCCTTTCTGCAAGAAGAAAAATTAAAGAAGAAGGCGTAAAATTCAAATCACATATAGATGGTTCGTACCACGTTTTTACACCAGAAAATGTGATGGAAATTCAACGAACAATCGGTGCTGATATTATTATGGCTTTTGATGAGTGTACACCTTATCCCTGCGATTATAAATACGCAAAATGCTCTATGCATATGACGCATAGATGGCTGGACAGGTGTGTAAATCATTTAAAAAAAGTAGATCCTTTATACGGGTTTGATCAAACACTTTTTCCAATAGTTCAGGGAAGTACTTATAAAGATTTAAGAAAACAATCGGCTGAATATATCGCTTCAGTTGGCGCTGAAGGAAATGCGATTGGTGGACTTTCTGTAGGAGAACCCGCTGAAGAAATGTATGCGATGACGGAGGTTGTTACTGCAATTCTTCCGGAAGATAAACCACGATATTTAATGGGCGTGGGAACTCCTATTAATATTCTGGAGAATATTGCTTTAGGCGTAGATATGTTTGATTGTGTGATGCCTACCAGAAATGCCCGTAACGGGATGCTTTTTACAGCTCACGGTACTATTAATATTAAAAACAAAAAGTGGGAAGACGATTTTTCTCCCTTAGATGAAATGGGAACCACTTTTGTAGATAAAGATTACAATAAAGCATATGTTAGACATTTATTTAGTGTGAATGAACTTCTCGGCAAGCAAATTGCTACTATTCATAATCTCGGATTTTATATGTGGTTGGTGCGTGAAGCCAGAAAACATATCTTAGCTGGAGATTTTACCACCTGGAAGAATATGATGGTAAAACAAATGGACAAAAGACTTTAG
- a CDS encoding methyltransferase, whose product MKKIKKHSFSSEFWSQRYEQNQTGWDIGEISTPLKHYIDQFKDKELKILIPGAGNAYEAEYLFKQGFKNVYVADISKKPLRNLKTRFPDFPDEQLLQIDFFDIEDSFDLILEQTFFCALPVDSRQAYAKKSAELLKENGILSGLLFSFPLTENGPPFGGSEEEYLTYFSPYFEIEILEACYNSIKPRQGNELFFKFKKKSA is encoded by the coding sequence ATGAAAAAGATAAAGAAGCATAGTTTTTCTTCAGAATTCTGGTCACAACGTTATGAACAAAACCAAACCGGCTGGGATATTGGTGAAATATCTACCCCGTTGAAACATTATATAGATCAGTTTAAAGATAAAGAACTTAAAATATTAATTCCCGGGGCCGGAAATGCTTATGAAGCCGAATATTTATTTAAACAGGGATTTAAAAATGTTTATGTAGCCGATATTAGCAAAAAACCTCTTAGAAATCTTAAAACCCGTTTTCCCGATTTTCCTGACGAACAATTATTACAGATAGATTTCTTTGATATAGAAGATTCTTTTGATCTTATTTTAGAGCAGACATTCTTCTGCGCGCTTCCAGTAGATTCCAGGCAGGCTTACGCTAAAAAATCGGCAGAACTTTTAAAAGAAAATGGGATATTAAGTGGTTTGCTTTTTAGTTTCCCGCTAACAGAAAACGGACCACCCTTTGGCGGCAGTGAAGAAGAATATTTAACGTATTTTAGTCCTTATTTCGAAATAGAAATCCTGGAAGCCTGTTACAATTCTATAAAACCAAGACAGGGAAACGAATTGTTTTTTAAATTCAAAAAGAAGTCAGCTTAA
- a CDS encoding transketolase, producing the protein MSKIKELEDFATQVRRDILRQVHKVNSGHPGGSLGCTEFFTALYQGGIMEHKPEFNMDGKDEDLFFLSNGHISPVFYSVLARSGYFPVDELNTFRLIDSRLQGHPTTHEGLPGIRVASGSLGQGMSVALGAAQAKKLNKDNHLVFSLHGDGELQEGQNWEAIMYAAGNKVDNIISTVDVNGQQIDGSTETVLPMGNLKAKFEAFGWDVMEIENGNDMQQVIDGLTEAKSRTGKGKPVCVLMTTMMGNGVDFMMHTHAWHGKAPNDEQLENALSQNPETLGDY; encoded by the coding sequence ATGTCAAAAATCAAAGAATTAGAAGATTTTGCTACCCAGGTTCGCCGGGATATTTTAAGGCAGGTTCACAAGGTGAATTCGGGTCACCCCGGAGGTTCACTGGGCTGTACAGAGTTTTTTACCGCTTTGTACCAGGGCGGAATTATGGAACATAAACCCGAATTTAATATGGACGGGAAAGACGAAGACCTTTTCTTCCTTTCCAACGGCCATATTTCTCCGGTTTTCTATAGCGTTTTAGCCCGAAGCGGTTACTTCCCTGTAGATGAATTAAATACTTTTCGCCTTATAGATTCCAGGTTACAGGGGCACCCAACAACGCACGAAGGCCTGCCGGGAATTCGTGTCGCTTCAGGTTCACTGGGACAGGGAATGTCGGTCGCTCTTGGTGCCGCACAAGCAAAAAAGTTAAATAAAGATAATCACCTGGTATTTTCACTTCACGGAGATGGAGAATTACAGGAAGGTCAAAACTGGGAAGCCATTATGTATGCCGCCGGAAATAAAGTTGATAATATTATTTCAACGGTAGACGTAAACGGCCAGCAGATAGATGGAAGTACAGAAACCGTTTTGCCAATGGGTAATCTAAAAGCTAAATTTGAAGCTTTTGGCTGGGATGTTATGGAAATCGAAAACGGTAACGATATGCAACAGGTAATTGATGGTCTAACCGAAGCCAAATCCCGCACCGGAAAAGGAAAACCGGTTTGTGTGTTAATGACAACCATGATGGGTAATGGCGTAGACTTTATGATGCATACCCACGCCTGGCATGGAAAAGCGCCTAACGACGAACAGTTGGAAAACGCACTTTCTCAAAACCCGGAAACTTTAGGAGATTATTAA
- a CDS encoding shikimate kinase — translation MKIFLTGYMGSGKSVVGEKLAKNLNYKYVDLDDQIEVIEGKNINDIFEDRGELYFRKLEAQILDDILENNSDMVISLGGGTPCYGDNFDRICAQKDAKTIYLKASIQTLTERLFLEKVHRPVISHLETREALEEFIRKHLFERAYYYSQSDITVNVDEKEPEFIVDQIIEKL, via the coding sequence ATGAAAATATTTTTAACCGGGTACATGGGATCCGGGAAGTCGGTGGTAGGAGAGAAGCTTGCTAAAAATCTGAATTACAAATATGTAGATCTCGATGATCAGATAGAAGTGATCGAGGGAAAAAATATCAACGATATTTTTGAAGATAGGGGCGAACTATATTTTAGAAAGCTGGAGGCGCAAATTCTAGACGATATTTTGGAGAATAATTCAGATATGGTGATCTCGTTAGGTGGGGGAACGCCATGTTATGGAGATAATTTTGACCGAATTTGTGCACAAAAAGATGCAAAAACCATTTATTTAAAAGCTTCAATTCAAACATTAACCGAAAGGCTTTTTCTTGAAAAAGTTCATCGGCCGGTGATAAGTCACCTGGAAACCCGTGAGGCTTTAGAAGAATTTATTAGGAAACATCTTTTTGAGCGTGCATATTATTACAGCCAGTCAGATATTACAGTGAATGTAGACGAAAAAGAACCTGAATTTATTGTAGATCAAATTATAGAAAAGTTATAA
- a CDS encoding outer membrane beta-barrel protein, with protein MKKLMFIAVFLFSSIGLMAQEADFGIKGGFNYGATGDLERESAANDLGEIIEGKEKSGYHIGLFSRFEIVGIFLQPELMFTRLNTEYETFNYKIDKIDAPVLLGVNVLGPLNIKAGPSFQYIINNELEDTPLKIGDVEKDITVGYQLGAGLNLGRLGFDVRYEGAFTENTAFSEEASDNFSIDSRPSQWILSLSYAF; from the coding sequence ATGAAGAAATTAATGTTTATCGCTGTTTTCTTGTTTTCCTCCATAGGACTTATGGCCCAGGAAGCAGATTTTGGAATTAAAGGTGGTTTCAACTATGGCGCCACAGGAGACCTTGAGAGAGAAAGCGCCGCTAACGATTTAGGTGAAATTATTGAAGGAAAAGAGAAATCTGGTTATCATATTGGGCTTTTCAGTCGTTTTGAGATCGTGGGAATTTTTCTTCAGCCCGAATTAATGTTCACCCGCCTTAATACCGAATATGAAACTTTCAACTATAAAATTGATAAAATTGACGCTCCGGTATTATTGGGTGTAAATGTTTTAGGCCCTTTGAATATTAAAGCAGGACCTTCCTTTCAATATATTATAAATAACGAACTGGAAGATACACCGCTCAAAATTGGAGATGTGGAAAAAGATATTACTGTAGGCTATCAATTAGGAGCCGGATTAAACCTGGGTCGTTTAGGTTTTGATGTAAGATATGAAGGTGCTTTTACCGAAAATACAGCTTTTAGCGAAGAAGCTTCTGATAATTTTTCGATAGATTCAAGACCTTCTCAATGGATTTTGAGTTTGTCTTATGCTTTCTAA
- a CDS encoding transketolase family protein, with the protein MKTYTDTGKKDTRSGFGAGLTELGRTNPNVVALCADLVGSLKMQDFIDENPERFFQVGIAEANMMGMSAGLTIGGKIPFAGTFANFATGRVYDQIRQSIAYSGKNVKICASHSGVTLGEDGATHQILEDIGLMKMLPGMTVINTCDFNQTKAATLAIADYDGPVYLRFGRPKVANFTPEDQNFEIGKAVQLYEGEDVTIIATGHLVWEAIQAAQKLSEKGISADVINIHTIKPLDAEAIIKSVKKTGCVVTAEEHNFLGGLGESVARTLAENNPAPQEFVATQDTFGESGTPEQLFEKYGLNAEAIIKAAEKVLKRK; encoded by the coding sequence ATGAAAACATATACAGATACAGGAAAAAAAGATACCCGCTCGGGATTTGGAGCGGGTCTTACCGAGCTTGGCCGAACTAATCCTAATGTAGTAGCACTTTGTGCCGACCTTGTGGGATCACTTAAAATGCAGGATTTTATAGATGAAAATCCAGAACGTTTCTTCCAGGTGGGAATTGCTGAAGCCAATATGATGGGGATGTCCGCCGGACTTACCATTGGTGGCAAGATTCCATTTGCAGGAACTTTTGCCAATTTTGCTACAGGAAGGGTTTACGACCAGATTCGTCAATCTATCGCTTATTCAGGGAAAAACGTAAAGATTTGTGCTTCGCATTCGGGAGTTACTTTAGGAGAAGACGGGGCAACTCACCAGATCCTGGAAGATATAGGTCTTATGAAAATGTTACCGGGAATGACGGTAATTAATACTTGCGATTTTAACCAGACCAAAGCAGCAACCTTAGCAATTGCAGATTATGATGGACCGGTTTACCTTCGATTTGGAAGACCAAAAGTGGCCAATTTCACCCCAGAAGATCAGAATTTTGAAATTGGGAAAGCCGTTCAACTTTATGAAGGGGAAGATGTAACCATTATCGCCACGGGCCATTTGGTTTGGGAAGCGATACAGGCGGCACAAAAACTTTCAGAAAAAGGGATTAGCGCCGATGTGATTAATATCCACACCATAAAACCTTTAGATGCAGAAGCGATAATCAAATCGGTTAAGAAAACCGGGTGTGTGGTTACTGCAGAAGAACACAACTTCCTTGGCGGACTTGGAGAAAGTGTAGCCCGTACTTTAGCTGAAAACAATCCTGCACCACAAGAATTTGTGGCCACTCAGGATACTTTTGGAGAAAGCGGTACACCGGAACAGCTCTTTGAAAAATACGGACTTAATGCAGAAGCGATTATTAAAGCCGCAGAAAAAGTTTTAAAAAGAAAATAA
- a CDS encoding FKBP-type peptidyl-prolyl cis-trans isomerase, with protein MRLNKFFILSLILASSLISCNDDDSRNTPQIEERDPEEQALADADSINNFLDTHFYNYEEFENPSDGFDNMVRIDTIAGDNADKTPLSEEENLMMKTVVRNDVEYNMYVLKVREGEGQQPKFTDSTLVSYRGELLNLSAFDNANTPVWFDLTTLIRGFSAGIVEFKGASGYKVNPDNTVDFTDDYGIGALIFPSGLGYFSSSQTSIPPYSPLVFNVQLYRVNETDHDRDGIPSWMEDLNENKNILDDDTDGDETPNFADADDDGDGKPTREEIIINEDGSVEFPDSNGNGTPDYLDPDTFE; from the coding sequence ATGCGATTAAACAAATTTTTTATTCTAAGCCTTATTTTAGCTTCAAGCTTAATTTCCTGTAATGATGATGACAGTAGGAATACTCCACAAATTGAGGAAAGAGACCCTGAGGAACAGGCTTTGGCTGATGCCGATTCGATAAATAATTTTCTGGATACTCATTTTTATAACTATGAGGAGTTTGAAAATCCTTCTGATGGGTTTGACAATATGGTGCGTATTGATACCATAGCAGGTGATAACGCCGATAAAACACCTCTTTCGGAAGAAGAGAATCTAATGATGAAAACGGTTGTTAGAAATGATGTAGAATACAATATGTATGTATTGAAAGTAAGAGAAGGTGAAGGCCAGCAGCCAAAATTCACCGATTCTACCCTTGTTAGTTACCGCGGGGAATTATTAAATCTTAGCGCCTTCGATAATGCAAATACTCCTGTTTGGTTTGATCTTACAACACTAATTAGAGGTTTTAGCGCAGGGATAGTTGAGTTTAAAGGAGCTTCAGGGTATAAAGTAAATCCTGATAATACGGTAGATTTTACTGATGATTACGGAATTGGAGCTTTAATTTTCCCGTCAGGTTTAGGATATTTTTCAAGTTCGCAAACCAGTATTCCGCCTTACAGTCCCCTGGTTTTTAACGTGCAGTTATATCGTGTTAATGAAACCGATCACGATCGGGATGGTATTCCCAGCTGGATGGAAGATTTAAATGAAAATAAAAATATTTTGGACGATGATACCGATGGTGATGAGACTCCAAACTTTGCTGATGCCGATGATGATGGTGATGGAAAACCAACCCGTGAGGAAATAATTATCAACGAAGATGGTAGTGTAGAGTTTCCCGATTCTAATGGCAACGGAACTCCAGATTATTTAGATCCTGATACTTTTGAATAG
- a CDS encoding LptF/LptG family permease, protein MKILDWYILKRYLGTFFLMLLLFIPIGITVNLAEKIGKILDNEVPFIEVALYYVDFTIYFANLLFPLFLFLSVIWFTSKLANNTEIIAFLSSGVSFWRFLRPYLIGATIVCILALILGMFLAPKASKGFNEFKYEYLKKGTETQETRDVYRQINDNEFIYASHFQPLGKSARNFTLEHFEGNKLEYKISASSLRFNPEDTTYSLTNVNKRIIGVDEDSIIHQNKLDTILPFEFDELTPETYIAETLNYTELNEFIEQERRRGSGNINRYLVVAYKRWSIPVSAFILTIIAVAVSSMKRRGGMGVNLAVGITLAFIFIFFDKVFGTMAEQSTFSPLIAVWFPNISFGILAIFLLYRAKR, encoded by the coding sequence TTGAAAATTTTAGATTGGTACATATTAAAACGCTATCTGGGAACTTTTTTCCTAATGCTTTTACTATTTATACCAATTGGAATTACGGTTAATCTTGCTGAAAAAATTGGAAAGATCCTGGATAATGAAGTGCCTTTTATAGAAGTAGCCCTTTATTATGTAGACTTTACGATCTATTTTGCCAATTTATTATTTCCGCTTTTCTTGTTTTTATCGGTTATTTGGTTTACCTCCAAACTCGCCAATAATACCGAGATTATCGCATTTTTGAGTAGTGGGGTTTCCTTTTGGAGGTTCTTAAGACCTTATCTTATTGGCGCAACTATTGTTTGTATTTTAGCGCTGATTCTTGGAATGTTTCTCGCGCCAAAAGCCAGTAAAGGTTTTAATGAATTTAAATACGAATATCTAAAGAAAGGAACCGAAACCCAGGAGACCAGGGATGTTTATCGGCAAATAAATGACAACGAATTTATTTATGCCAGTCATTTTCAGCCATTAGGGAAATCGGCGCGAAATTTTACTTTAGAACATTTTGAAGGAAATAAACTTGAATATAAGATAAGTGCTTCCAGCCTAAGATTTAATCCGGAAGACACCACTTATTCCTTAACTAATGTAAATAAGCGGATTATAGGAGTTGATGAAGATTCTATTATTCATCAAAATAAACTGGATACTATTCTGCCTTTTGAATTTGATGAATTAACCCCTGAAACTTATATTGCAGAGACTCTAAATTATACCGAGCTAAACGAATTTATTGAGCAAGAACGCCGTCGAGGTTCTGGAAATATAAACCGATATCTTGTGGTTGCCTATAAAAGGTGGAGTATTCCTGTTTCAGCATTTATTTTAACGATTATTGCCGTGGCAGTTTCTTCTATGAAGCGTCGGGGAGGTATGGGTGTAAATCTTGCTGTGGGAATAACTTTAGCCTTTATATTTATATTTTTCGATAAGGTTTTTGGTACCATGGCCGAGCAGTCTACTTTTTCGCCATTAATTGCCGTATGGTTTCCAAATATCAGTTTTGGAATTCTCGCTATTTTCCTACTTTATAGAGCCAAAAGATAA